In Pecten maximus chromosome 10, xPecMax1.1, whole genome shotgun sequence, one genomic interval encodes:
- the LOC117336720 gene encoding uncharacterized protein LOC117336720, translating into MGILAYTCLLLSLGVLTCVSLCTDEENRKSRRQIGQDGASTTLTVTGVHRNRHQKLVTETLHGPNVCNTTIEYYGIVEETFIFIWTARKPCGDVTARTTACTDGFYTKTETGVGVRNVTRKMIKMIPECCSLHKEEKNLCVKDTVAIISLVVILSVLVGVVSFICLCCYCCCCRRKKVIHLYIHI; encoded by the exons ATGGGGATATTAGCTTACACATGTCTACTATTGTCACTCGGCGTTCTGACCTGTGTCTCGCTATGCACAGACGAAGAAAACCGTAAATCTAGACGGCAGATTGGACAAGACGGAGCTTCAACTACTCTTACTGTCACAGGAGTTCACAGGAATCGACACCAGAAACTCGTGACAGAGACACTACATGGCCCTAACGTCTGTAATACAACCATTGA gtaCTATGGTATTGTAGAGGAAACGTTTATATTTATTTGGACGGCGAGGAAGCCTTGTGGTGACGTCACAGCTCGCACCACGGCTTGTACAGACGGATTTTACACAAA GACAGAAACCGGTGTTGGAGTAAGAAATGTAACAaggaaaatgataaaaatgataccAGAGTGTTGTTCCTTGCACAAAGAAGAAAAGAATTTGTGTGTTAAAG ACACCGTCGCCATTATCAGCCTCGTTGTCATTCTGTCAGTGTTAGTGGGCGTGGTCTCGTTTATATGTTTGTGCTGCTACTGCTGTTGCTGCCGAAGAAAAAAggtgatacatttatatatacatatataa